One window from the genome of Microcoleus sp. AS-A8 encodes:
- a CDS encoding DUF6492 family protein: MKNADFCLITPSYALDFERCQLLCRSIEKFISPPVKHYVIVDQIDLPLFRQLESPNRQIITKQSILPWWIKSIHSFPQVWLSLKTPPLRGWIIQQIIKIAAAQQIDADVSVLIDSDVVFIRDFDLHKFVRNDQVRLFRNPKGNDIQRKMHFKWHQSASRLLGLPDVDMTIPDYVGHIITWRREHVLQLCQHIEQRSGRSWIETLGNSWHLGECVLYGIFIDRILQEHSGHYYEEHNICHNYWFPQPLSDEQLKTFLDEIRPEHIAVSISAKSDMPLERYKPILEEMENTFSHS, translated from the coding sequence ATGAAAAATGCTGATTTTTGTCTCATTACTCCTAGCTATGCTCTAGATTTTGAACGATGTCAACTCTTGTGCCGGAGCATAGAAAAATTTATCTCACCTCCAGTCAAACATTACGTAATTGTAGATCAAATTGATTTACCCCTATTTCGCCAACTAGAATCACCTAATCGGCAAATTATTACCAAACAATCAATCCTTCCCTGGTGGATTAAAAGTATACATTCCTTCCCTCAGGTTTGGTTGAGCCTAAAAACCCCTCCCTTACGAGGCTGGATTATTCAGCAAATTATCAAAATTGCCGCAGCTCAACAGATTGATGCAGACGTTTCCGTCTTGATTGATTCGGATGTAGTATTTATACGTGACTTTGACCTTCATAAGTTCGTCCGCAACGATCAGGTTCGACTGTTCCGTAATCCGAAGGGAAACGATATTCAACGAAAAATGCATTTTAAATGGCATCAATCAGCTAGTCGTTTACTCGGTCTACCCGATGTAGATATGACCATTCCTGATTATGTCGGTCATATTATCACTTGGAGGCGCGAACACGTTTTGCAATTATGCCAACATATCGAGCAGCGTTCAGGACGATCATGGATTGAAACATTGGGCAATTCCTGGCATCTTGGTGAATGCGTTTTATACGGTATCTTTATTGATCGCATTTTGCAAGAACACTCAGGACATTACTACGAAGAACACAATATTTGTCATAACTACTGGTTTCCCCAGCCTCTTTCTGATGAACAGTTAAAAACCTTTCTGGACGAAATTCGTCCCGAACATATCGCTGTTAGCATATCGGCTAAATCGGATATGCCATTAGAAAGATACAAGCCTATTTTGGAAGAGATGGAAAATACTTTTTCGCACAGTTAA
- a CDS encoding glycosyltransferase gives MKLSLGIVAYNESALISKMLHSLFQQSLFHEPDSNTVIEIVVVPNGCTDDTALVAENTLKELVKPSLHSNVQWRVCEIEQQGKSNAWNVYVHQLSNPIADYLFLMDSDIQLLDTQTLRSMLHILETMPEARVAVDKPIKDVTIKENKNLMERLSASVSGLSGGKAVEGGAGWICGQLYCAKAEVLRRIWLPTKLPTQDAFLYTMIVTDGLKSPKEPNRVILAKSASHVFEAYTSISRLLRHEKWLIRGSTLNELIYSDLLANANQQQDAGLLIKQRNEQDPLWLNKLIQAAVKEKGWWLIPHFVLIRRFQSLLHKAPQQAIALLPLATISFIADLVLSFQANLELHQGAGIGYWGKQAK, from the coding sequence ATGAAGCTCAGCCTTGGCATCGTTGCCTACAATGAATCAGCCTTAATTAGCAAAATGCTACATTCTCTATTCCAGCAGAGTCTATTCCACGAACCTGACTCTAACACCGTGATTGAGATTGTGGTGGTACCCAATGGCTGCACCGATGACACGGCACTTGTTGCTGAAAACACACTAAAGGAATTGGTCAAACCTTCTCTTCATAGCAATGTCCAATGGCGGGTGTGTGAGATTGAACAACAAGGAAAGTCTAATGCTTGGAACGTATATGTCCATCAGTTATCCAACCCCATAGCTGACTACCTTTTTCTGATGGACTCTGACATTCAACTGCTTGATACCCAAACTCTTCGCTCCATGCTTCATATATTGGAAACTATGCCTGAAGCTAGGGTCGCTGTGGATAAACCCATCAAAGACGTGACCATTAAAGAAAATAAGAACCTTATGGAACGGCTTTCTGCTTCTGTGTCCGGATTGTCGGGGGGTAAGGCAGTTGAGGGGGGTGCAGGTTGGATTTGTGGTCAGCTTTACTGTGCTAAAGCCGAAGTGTTACGCAGAATCTGGTTACCCACTAAGTTACCCACTCAAGACGCTTTTCTGTACACCATGATTGTTACAGATGGATTAAAGTCACCCAAAGAGCCTAATCGAGTAATTCTTGCCAAATCGGCATCACACGTTTTTGAAGCTTACACCAGCATCAGTCGCCTACTGCGTCACGAGAAGTGGCTGATCCGTGGCAGCACGCTCAACGAGTTGATCTATAGCGACCTTCTAGCCAACGCTAATCAACAGCAAGATGCTGGTTTATTGATTAAGCAAAGAAATGAACAAGACCCCTTATGGCTGAATAAACTCATCCAAGCGGCAGTCAAGGAAAAGGGCTGGTGGTTAATTCCCCACTTTGTATTAATTCGCCGTTTCCAAAGTCTTCTGCATAAAGCTCCACAGCAGGCAATTGCACTACTTCCACTAGCCACAATTTCATTTATAGCAGACCTTGTACTATCCTTCCAGGCTAATCTTGAATTACACCAGGGAGCAGGAATTGGTTATTGGGGTAAACAAGCTAAGTAG
- a CDS encoding serine O-acetyltransferase, translating to MLEELRADIKRYVFSGTNLWFITFLTKQGLWIMTQYRFSRWVHYQVHFPVIRQILKIFCAIWQKLIEILTGCEFPNRAEIGKGLFMPHAVGITIHIDAKLGENCNLSQHVTIGVGGRGENRGTPQLGNRVYVGPGACIFGAITIGNNVAIGANAVVTKDLPDNAVAVGVPAKIISYKGSQDFIDDPGKIPSHEALIS from the coding sequence ATGTTAGAAGAATTGAGGGCTGACATAAAGCGATATGTATTTTCAGGTACAAATCTCTGGTTCATTACCTTCCTAACGAAGCAAGGATTATGGATTATGACTCAATACAGATTTAGCCGCTGGGTTCACTATCAGGTTCATTTTCCTGTGATTAGACAGATTTTAAAAATATTTTGTGCTATCTGGCAAAAACTAATTGAAATTCTCACGGGTTGTGAATTTCCCAATAGAGCTGAAATTGGAAAAGGACTTTTCATGCCTCATGCTGTTGGAATTACTATTCATATTGATGCAAAGCTCGGTGAAAACTGTAACTTAAGCCAACATGTTACTATCGGGGTGGGCGGACGAGGAGAAAACAGAGGAACTCCTCAGCTTGGAAATCGAGTTTATGTAGGTCCAGGAGCTTGCATATTTGGAGCTATTACCATCGGTAATAATGTGGCTATTGGTGCAAATGCTGTTGTTACGAAAGATTTACCAGATAATGCCGTAGCAGTAGGTGTTCCAGCTAAGATCATTAGCTATAAAGGCTCTCAAGATTTTATTGATGATCCGGGGAAAATTCCTTCACATGAAGCTCTTATTAGCTAA
- a CDS encoding acyltransferase produces MGLEKMHKASNRFFELDVFRGIAAFAVVLYHYTTWYDVNYKHSSELHFYFPLGHQGVELFFLISGFVMLLTLERTKTSLDFMVGRFSRLYPPYWAAIILTFTVVKITQLPIKPSVSFGEALFNLTMLQGFFKIPHVDGVYWTLTVELCFYITMFVVYRAKLLKYIEVIATGWFVIALCYSLTSYAFHWGWFSGMNPEVHYASISQVSVDYPLMTTGFGNHYSGLIKIFGNLLVTILVLKFAHLFIAGMMLYREKQQGFSAYRWLLIGACVLKQRVAYSWENSWQTTLIVAGCILLFYLALQGYLRFINLKPLIFMGTISYSLYLTHQNIGYALIRMLYQYNFNPYISIFLAICISILLATTMTFFVEQPAMNFIRGQYKKRALVEKSTS; encoded by the coding sequence ATGGGATTAGAGAAGATGCATAAAGCCTCAAATAGATTTTTTGAACTTGATGTTTTTCGAGGAATTGCTGCTTTTGCGGTTGTTCTCTATCACTACACAACTTGGTATGACGTTAACTATAAACACTCGTCGGAACTTCATTTTTATTTTCCATTAGGACACCAGGGAGTCGAACTCTTTTTTCTGATCAGCGGTTTTGTTATGTTATTAACGCTGGAAAGAACAAAAACAAGCCTTGATTTTATGGTTGGCCGCTTTTCTCGACTTTATCCACCTTATTGGGCGGCTATAATTTTAACATTTACAGTTGTTAAAATTACTCAATTACCTATCAAGCCATCTGTTAGTTTTGGAGAAGCATTATTTAACTTAACAATGCTTCAGGGATTCTTTAAAATCCCCCATGTAGATGGAGTTTACTGGACACTTACAGTTGAACTTTGTTTTTATATTACTATGTTTGTTGTCTATAGGGCTAAGCTTCTTAAATATATTGAGGTGATTGCAACCGGTTGGTTTGTCATTGCTCTGTGCTATTCTCTGACAAGCTATGCGTTTCACTGGGGATGGTTTTCAGGAATGAATCCCGAAGTTCATTATGCAAGCATCTCGCAGGTATCGGTTGATTATCCATTAATGACAACAGGGTTTGGAAACCATTATTCAGGCTTGATTAAAATATTTGGGAATTTATTGGTAACTATTTTGGTTCTTAAATTCGCCCATCTTTTTATAGCTGGCATGATGTTATATAGAGAAAAGCAGCAAGGTTTTTCCGCATATAGATGGCTTCTTATTGGGGCTTGTGTTTTAAAACAGAGAGTTGCTTATTCCTGGGAAAATTCATGGCAGACAACCCTGATTGTAGCTGGCTGTATTTTACTCTTTTATTTAGCTTTACAAGGTTATCTCCGCTTTATTAATCTCAAACCTCTGATTTTTATGGGAACAATTTCTTATAGTCTTTATCTTACTCATCAGAATATTGGCTACGCGCTTATTAGAATGCTATACCAGTACAACTTTAATCCCTATATTAGTATTTTTCTTGCTATTTGTATATCAATCCTTTTGGCTACTACAATGACGTTTTTTGTTGAGCAACCAGCCATGAACTTTATCAGAGGGCAGTATAAGAAAAGGGCATTAGTTGAAAAATCAACTTCATAA